Within the Marixanthomonas sp. SCSIO 43207 genome, the region GTTCCTTTTTTAAATTGACCATAGCGTTTTTCAAAATCAATGCTGTTGGCATAATGATCTGGCAAAAAACCAAGAATGTTTAACACCCTATGCAAACGTTCACGACGTAAAATACTGCGTTGATAAAGCCTACGCATAGATCTTGCAGCAGTTCTATCTGCCGTAGCAGAGATTGATTGCCCTGTGCTAAAATCGTTCATTTGCTTGGCATCCATTGGTATTATACGACTTCCTAAACCAATTATTTTACCCTCTTTTTTATTGAAGTTTGACTCAACCAACGCCCAACCAATAGAGTTTGTACCCAAATCCGGTCCTAAAATTCGTTTCATATTTTTTATAGTTAGTTTCTAAAGGTAGAAAGTTATCAATATCATACATTATGGAAACCCGTAATTATCTTTAATTTCAATTTCTTATATTTACACTTGAAAGCAATTCACAATAAGGATTATTCCGTTGTGAAAACATTCAAGGTGGTGTTTTAATTAACATCACCTTTTTTTTTGCAAGCGTGTTTTTTATAAGACACGCGCATTAAAATAAAACATTATTCGCCACTACTAATAAGCCGCCTCAACTTTCAATTTGGGCTTTTAGTTTTAAATTTATAAGCTTATTATAAAATTGATTATTAATAATCGTTTTTAAAAAGGGAGTATAAGTAAATGTAAGAAAAATAAAATATTTCTATGATGGGAAAAACCAAACCGTTTATTAAGTATTATTAAAGTAAATAACATAAAAGAATTGCATTTCTTTTTATCCAGTATCTTTTCTAAATAAGCCGTCCTCTCTTGCTCACCTTTTATGCGGTCTTGTATTTCTTAGTTTTTATACCTTATATAATGTATTCTACATAAGTTTATTCCTCTGTAGGATTATTACTTGTTTTTGTGGCAGATATATTTGTTGATCATATATGGGGTGATGGGCTTTAAGGCCTTCCCTGTTTCGGGATGTTTTGCCAAGTCTGTAAACCATTGGTATTCTCCTTTTATATTTTTGCCATAAAAAACTGTTGCGATGCCATCGGGACTAAAGAAAGTCGTATTGCAATCTGCTTCGATTCTTTTAAAGTTATCGATTCGCTCTTGTTTATAACGTTTCAATATTCCATTGCTCAACTTTTCGGCATTAAAATCGGCTTCTACATATACCGGATCCCTCCATTCCATCCAACGTTCTCTGGTGAGGTATTGCCATGCTAGAATCCCTAACAAGCCTACCATTAAGACTATTAAAACACTCACTTTCCAAACTCTATTTTTTGTGTCCTGAGGTTCTTCTTTCACCTCTGTAAGCACCTTTTCTTTACAAGATTCCACATCATCATACCCTACATATTTGCACAGTCCTTCTATTACAAAATCCGGCACTACAACGGGCTCTCCTTTTTTTGCTGTTTGGTACTTTGTTACAAGACTTCTATCTCCATAAGGCTGTTTTGTTACCTCTTGAATGTAGTCTGATAACACCCTAGCCCTGGGATAGTCACGTTGTTTACCGGTCTTGTTTTTCACTTCCTCAAATGCGCTGACAATTAAATTTTTATACATAACCCGTTGTTTTATTTCTATACAAATTTTATCGAATTGGTATCGAAATTTTGTTTCGGAATCCTTTCGATTTCTTTTCCATCGCATTTCGATTGTTTCGAACCCTTCCTACTCATCTTTGTCCTGTTCTATTCTATCACCTGTATCAGACAGGTTTCTGATAATTGACTAGAACACCTTTGCACAGCACGTTCGTCAAGTGCTTTAGAGAAGTAATCATTTCTCGATTGTGTTGTGCACAACTTCTCAACTCGAGGAGGGACGCCTCTTCATTTTACTGCGGATCGCCCGCTCCCCTCTTGGGAATATTTCAAGTAGGGATTTACTACCAATTTTTAAAAATACTTTAAAATGAAGAAAATTTTTATCGTTATGTTTACGGTTTCCCTCATTTTTGGGGTGACTTCTTGTACGCCTGAGCAATTACATACACAAGGCATTCAAAAACAAGCGTGTTGTGGGGAGGACGATCCTATACAACCACCGCCTCCACCTCCACCACCAAATGGTGGGTAATAAAACCAAATTTTAATTTTTTAATCCTATTTTAGAGGAATGAAAAGAATCTTGCTTTCATTCCTCTTTTTTTATTTCATTCTTGGGCTTTTTACTATCTACTCTTCTAGTATACATGCCCAAAGCAAACCCGATTCACTTGATGTTGTTCTTAACACCACTAGACTATCTGAAAACAAGCTAGAACTGGTGGAAGGTATTCGTTATTTGGAACAAGCAGAAACGAATACCTTATTGCAGTTGCCACTCTACTACCAAATTTATGTATATGAGGTCATGGCCAATACATATTATAAATTGGGTGATCTTAATTCTAGTGAAGTTTATTCTGTTAAAGGGTTTTCAGCTATTAAGTCGGATGTAGAAACAGACCATACGAGTACCAAAATACGGTTACTTTGTCTATTAGGAATTTTACAAAAAGAGCGGCAATTGTATGATTTGGCTTCTGAATATTATGAACAAGCACTTCGCCTTTCAAAAACAGCGACTGACAGTCTTTCCATTTTAAACAATCAAGCTACCTTATTTAAGGAGCAAAAAAAGTATTCTAAAGCTATTGCTACCTATGAAACAGGTTTAACCCTTGTCTCGAGGTTGGATTCTAAAAAAGTATATCAAAAAGCAAAATTACTCGATAACCTAGGCAATGCTCGTTCCTTAGCTACGGGAGAAGGGCTTACCGAACTCAACCAGGCCTTACAGTTGAGCAAACAAATATCGAGCACGGTACGGTCTTACTCCATCAACCGCCACATTACACAGTATTATATACGTAAGGCAGACACCACTTCTGCGCTGCCTTACGCTCTTACCACCTACCAATTGTCTAAAGAAATTGGTGATACAAGCTATAAAAAAGAGGCGCTTTCTTTATTGTTACAACTCAATCAAAAACAATATGGTTTGCAATATGTTCAATTATCTGATAGTTTGAATATCGCTCAACAAACTGCCGATAATGCCTATGCGCTTTTAAAATATGATAAATCTGAAGCTGAAAAAAATGCCTTGGCTGCTGAAATTGATAAACAGCGAACGCTTATTTTTGGAATCATTCTTTTGTTTATCACCCTTTCGGCTTCTTTCTTGATTATTACTAGAATACAACGCAAAAGAAGACATGCCATAGCCGAAACGGAACAACGTATTGCAAAACATATACATGATGATATTGCCAATAACATTTTTTTGGTGATGAATAAAATTCAGAATACTAATGATGATCAAGTTATAGATGACCTTTCGCACATTTATGACCAAGCCCGACATATCTCCCGAGCAAACACACCAATTAATACCAAAATTCCTTTTCAGCAACTCTTATTAGACTTGTTTCAACAATACACTACCAAGCATTTAAAAATAACACCTCAAAACAGTAGCAACATCAATTGGGAAAAGGTGTCTGCCAAAAAGAAAGAAATGTTATATAAAGTATTACAAGAATTGTTAACCAATACTTTGAAACACAGTGAAGCTACATTTGTGGTTGTAAAATTTGAGCAAAATAAAGGATCTTTACGTGTTGACTACCGTGATAATGGCAAGGGAACAAGCAACAAGCCTAGTGGTGGTCTTTTGAATGTGGAAAACCGTATTCATGCTATTTCGGGAACCATTACTTTTACCTCAGTACCCAATAAGGGTTTCAGAGCCAAAATAGAAGTGTAAATGTTTAAAAAATTACTTGTAGCAGAAGATTTTGGGAGTGTTAACGAAGGTATTATTAAAACCCTAGCTCCTTTAGGAATATCGACGATTGAATATGTAAGCTATTGTGATGATGCCTATTTAAAAGTAAAAAGGGCAGAACAAGATGGTGAGCCTTTTGATTTATTAATAACCGATTTGTCGTTTAAGCCTGACCATCGCAAACAAAAAATTAGTTCGGGTAAAGAATTGGCATCTATTTTAAGCCATGAACATCCTTCTTTAAAAATCATTATTTTTACCCACGAAGATCGAATTGAAAAAGCGCGTACCCTTTCTGCCATTACCGCTGTTCAGGCTTATGTGTGTAAAGGCCGGCAGGGTCATTCAGATTTATATACAGCTGTAACAATGGTTCATGATGATAAAACCTTTCATTCTGAAGCTGTTGCCCAAGGACTATCCAAAGAACCTGTTTTTGAATTAACCGACTTTGACATTACACTACTTAAGCAACTCTCCAATGGTTTGCTTCAAGATGAGATTAGCTTGTACCTTAAAAAGCAATCCATCCGTCCTAGTAGCCTTAGTTCTGTTGAAAAACGGCTGAGTAAATTAAAGGATCATTTCGGTGCTAAAAACAGCACACAACTTGTAGCTATTGTAAAAGATTTAGGACTTATTTGATGTATTCTGAAATGCATATACTTTGTAATTGAATCGAAACAAAGTAAATTGAAAAACTGAAGTATACCTTTAACACACTACAATTGTTTGGTAAGATTCCGAAATAAGTTCGGAATAGCAGGTAGTGAGTTCTATCATTACTAAAGAAAGAGAGAAATCTATTGAATCTCAGCACTCAATCCGGCTTCCAGAAGTTTGGTACAGCGAGGTTCTAGGTCTTTGTAGGCACCACTTTTTACTGTACACTTACCTTTATAATGTACAATGATAGCACATTGTTCAGCTTGTTCGGGGGTATGATCACAAGCATAGATAAGCATGTTAATCACATGGTCAAAGGTGTTTACCTCATCATTAAAAAGGACAATTTGATTTTCTTTGTCTTCTTGTTCGGCAACTAATACGTCTTCTTGTATTTGCTCTTGGGTACTCATTTCGGCTACTAATTTACAAATTTTGCGGCAATCCAGTTAGCTCGTTGTTTGTTATCAACGAAGCTTAATCCTAACTTATTGCAACAGTCTTGAAGTATCGATAAATCATCCAGATAAAATCCGCTTATGTATAATTTGCCCCCGGGTTTGAGACATTGTTTGTATGCAGCCATATCTTGTAGCAAGATATTTCTATTAATATTGGCAATTATGGTATCATAGGTTGATTCCTTAGCCAGTATATCTGCCCCACCTAATGCCACTGTAATGTTGCTGCAGGTATTTCTATCGGCATTTTCTTGTGCATTTTCTACACACCATGGGTCAATATCAATGGCGTCTAGTTTTATGGCGCCTCGCTTTTCAGCTAAAATAGCTAATACGGCTGTTCCGCAACCCATATCTAAAACTGTTTGACGTTCCCAATCTGTTTCTAATATATACTCCAAAAGCATATGTGTGGTTTCGTGATGCCCGGTACCAAAGGACATTTTAGGCTCAATAACCAATTCATAGGGTACGTTACGCTTATTATGAAAAGGTGCACGCACCACACATGTATTTCCTATCTCTATGGGTGTAAAGGCTTGTTCCCACTCTGCATTCCAGTTTTTAGGCAGAATTTCATTTTTGCTGTATGTAATTGAACATATATTTGAGTTTAGTATTTGAACTGAATCTAGCATTTCTTTGTTCCAATCATCTTTGGGTATATAGGCCTGGACACCGGTTTCAGTTTCTACAAAACTTTCAAAACCTGCCTCACCTAATTGAGCAATCAAAATATCTGTACCCGGTTCTTTTGGACTTACCGTATATGTAAACTCTAAATAAATAACTGCCATAATACATTTTAAGGATTTCTCTTATGTTTCAAATTTAAAGAAGAATTACTACCTTATTTTTTAAAAGCATTAGCAATTGCCATAAAGCTTTCAACATCTAGTGAAGCCCCTCCTACTAAACCACCATCTACATCTTTTTGGGCAAAAATTTCCTTGGCATTTTTTGGTTTTACACTGCCTCCATATAAAATTGAAACTTTATTAGCTATACTGTTGCTGTATTTTTCAGCAATGGTTTTACGTATAAAAGCGTGCATTTCTTGAGCCTGATCTGGTGTAGCAGTTTCTCCTGTTCCAATTGCCCATACCGGTTCATACG harbors:
- a CDS encoding tetratricopeptide repeat-containing sensor histidine kinase encodes the protein MKRILLSFLFFYFILGLFTIYSSSIHAQSKPDSLDVVLNTTRLSENKLELVEGIRYLEQAETNTLLQLPLYYQIYVYEVMANTYYKLGDLNSSEVYSVKGFSAIKSDVETDHTSTKIRLLCLLGILQKERQLYDLASEYYEQALRLSKTATDSLSILNNQATLFKEQKKYSKAIATYETGLTLVSRLDSKKVYQKAKLLDNLGNARSLATGEGLTELNQALQLSKQISSTVRSYSINRHITQYYIRKADTTSALPYALTTYQLSKEIGDTSYKKEALSLLLQLNQKQYGLQYVQLSDSLNIAQQTADNAYALLKYDKSEAEKNALAAEIDKQRTLIFGIILLFITLSASFLIITRIQRKRRHAIAETEQRIAKHIHDDIANNIFLVMNKIQNTNDDQVIDDLSHIYDQARHISRANTPINTKIPFQQLLLDLFQQYTTKHLKITPQNSSNINWEKVSAKKKEMLYKVLQELLTNTLKHSEATFVVVKFEQNKGSLRVDYRDNGKGTSNKPSGGLLNVENRIHAISGTITFTSVPNKGFRAKIEV
- a CDS encoding response regulator — translated: MFKKLLVAEDFGSVNEGIIKTLAPLGISTIEYVSYCDDAYLKVKRAEQDGEPFDLLITDLSFKPDHRKQKISSGKELASILSHEHPSLKIIIFTHEDRIEKARTLSAITAVQAYVCKGRQGHSDLYTAVTMVHDDKTFHSEAVAQGLSKEPVFELTDFDITLLKQLSNGLLQDEISLYLKKQSIRPSSLSSVEKRLSKLKDHFGAKNSTQLVAIVKDLGLI
- a CDS encoding ATP-dependent Clp protease adaptor ClpS, whose translation is MSTQEQIQEDVLVAEQEDKENQIVLFNDEVNTFDHVINMLIYACDHTPEQAEQCAIIVHYKGKCTVKSGAYKDLEPRCTKLLEAGLSAEIQ
- the prmA gene encoding 50S ribosomal protein L11 methyltransferase encodes the protein MAVIYLEFTYTVSPKEPGTDILIAQLGEAGFESFVETETGVQAYIPKDDWNKEMLDSVQILNSNICSITYSKNEILPKNWNAEWEQAFTPIEIGNTCVVRAPFHNKRNVPYELVIEPKMSFGTGHHETTHMLLEYILETDWERQTVLDMGCGTAVLAILAEKRGAIKLDAIDIDPWCVENAQENADRNTCSNITVALGGADILAKESTYDTIIANINRNILLQDMAAYKQCLKPGGKLYISGFYLDDLSILQDCCNKLGLSFVDNKQRANWIAAKFVN